A portion of the Candidatus Alcyoniella australis genome contains these proteins:
- a CDS encoding integrase core domain-containing protein, whose amino-acid sequence MLFGMKILLEATILICLNLLLFGYVQRKMAILVLAQRNQIIVLKRSVKKSRLRERDRLLWTFLSKCWGDWKSHLIIVKPETVIRWQRRRFKDYWRKLSKPKKKVGRPPITPEHIDFIRRISADHPDYSGKKISGMLRELFGVEHAASTVNRYRVKKSKPPRGTQQWSTFLKNHGFEIWSFDFCTQFTFFFARIYILVIMELESRQIVYFAVNLNPTLDWLKQQICQATWDESPKFLIHDNDGIFGQLGKSVRVKFNGKSVSCRSSLDYWLVHTMNIRGIPTPFEAPNANAFCERLIGTLRRECLDHMLIFNERQLFRILREFRDFYNQERYHQGIRRIPKPSEDIPSSRNLEGKGRVVATPVLNGLHHSYRLVA is encoded by the coding sequence ATGCTTTTCGGCATGAAAATCTTGCTTGAAGCCACGATACTAATCTGTCTGAACCTCTTGCTCTTCGGCTATGTCCAGCGGAAAATGGCGATTTTGGTTCTTGCCCAACGGAATCAGATCATCGTTCTCAAACGCTCTGTGAAAAAGTCGAGGCTTAGGGAACGGGACAGACTTCTCTGGACATTTCTTTCCAAGTGCTGGGGCGACTGGAAATCCCATCTCATCATTGTCAAACCAGAAACAGTCATTCGATGGCAACGTCGCCGATTCAAGGACTACTGGCGCAAGCTGTCGAAACCGAAAAAGAAAGTGGGCAGACCGCCCATTACCCCGGAGCATATTGATTTCATCAGGCGCATTTCCGCCGATCACCCGGACTACAGCGGGAAGAAAATCTCTGGAATGCTGAGGGAGCTTTTTGGAGTCGAGCATGCGGCGAGCACGGTGAATCGATACCGGGTCAAAAAGTCGAAGCCTCCTCGTGGAACTCAACAATGGAGCACCTTTCTGAAGAATCACGGATTTGAAATCTGGTCCTTTGACTTCTGCACTCAATTCACCTTTTTCTTCGCCCGGATTTACATCCTCGTCATTATGGAACTGGAAAGCCGACAGATCGTCTACTTTGCAGTGAACCTGAATCCAACGTTGGATTGGTTGAAGCAGCAAATTTGTCAAGCCACCTGGGATGAATCTCCCAAATTCCTGATCCATGACAACGATGGTATCTTTGGCCAGTTGGGGAAGTCCGTCAGAGTCAAATTCAACGGTAAATCTGTTTCCTGTCGATCTTCGCTAGACTACTGGTTGGTTCATACGATGAATATTCGGGGAATTCCGACTCCATTTGAAGCACCCAATGCGAACGCGTTCTGCGAGCGATTGATCGGCACACTACGACGGGAATGCCTGGATCACATGCTTATTTTCAACGAACGGCAATTGTTTCGCATCCTGAGAGAGTTTCGGGACTTTTACAATCAAGAACGTTACCACCAGGGCATCAGGCGCATTCCCAAACCATCAGAGGATATTCCTTCGAGCCGAAACCTGGAAGGCAAGGGCAGGGTGGTGGCAACACCGGTTTTGAATGGCCTGCATCACAGCTACCGGCTCGTGGCGTAG
- a CDS encoding helix-turn-helix domain-containing protein, which yields MPADDRWFSVDEIAEHFGVSKDTVYAWLTAKGMPGHRVGRFWKFKKDEVDEWIRAGGAAASTTENDSPPGGEHGAGVRKTQ from the coding sequence GTGCCCGCAGATGATCGCTGGTTTTCGGTAGATGAAATCGCCGAGCACTTCGGCGTGAGCAAGGACACCGTATACGCCTGGCTCACCGCAAAGGGGATGCCCGGCCACCGGGTCGGGCGCTTCTGGAAGTTCAAGAAGGACGAGGTCGATGAGTGGATCCGCGCGGGAGGTGCCGCTGCGTCGACAACCGAGAACGACAGCCCACCTGGGGGCGAGCACGGCGCGGGTGTTCGGAAAACCCAGTAG
- a CDS encoding DUF4062 domain-containing protein: MKEQTPVKGSGPREKKPRNVRVFVSSTFQDMQQERDELIKNIFPQLRKMCAERGVGFTEVDLRWGVTQEQSERGEVLPICLAEIEHCRPYFIGLLGERYGWVPDSIPPELIREMPWLAEHLEKSVTELEILHGVLNNPAMADHAFFYFRDPASPLTVPSDNETSAEKLKKLKTRIKAEGFPVKENYSDPETAGQLAFKDLMDAIDRDYPDQKLTPLDRMRLDHEMFAESRARVYVGRKEYFDTLDKHMREDGAPLVILGESGSGKSALLANWAIKFQKENPKVFFLVHFIGSNADSANWAVMLRRIMGEIKQRDTMTDELPDTPEKLRAEFPNWLSMAAARGRLVLVLDGLNQLEDRDQAPDLVWLPEFVPPEVQLIMSTLPGRPLDELKRRGWPTMEILPLAYEERRELIQKYLHLFTKSLPDDQVDSIASTPQSANPLFVRALLDELRVFGIQKEIPRRIEQYLQARNPKELYELVLARLEDDYGPALVRDAMSLLWAARRGLSESELLDILNIPPLAWSPPHLAMDESLVLRSGLIGFFHEFLRQAVHDRYLNMPDAEKAAHVQIADYFTMRDINDRKVDELPWQLAEAREWKRLKSCFEDLPFFAAAYIKNQFELRAYWQKIEENSTVTCVKVYEKILDNPSEYIEFLFVLSDLFYSKGYIDEALKLRNTQRKYYRSIHDYANLQRILHNQASILFDRGEYDSAMVLHKEQEQICRKLGDRKGLSVSLGAMALILRNLGDLNGSIILLKEQETICRKMQNEDGLSSSLGNQAVNFKDLGELIKAMDLLKEQEGICRRIGDRVGLSASLGNQGTILKNIGDLEGAMILHKEQEKICRQLGDMHMLSISLGNQALLLKARGDLDGAMALHKKEEKIYRKMDNKHGLSLSMGNQALILYSRSDLDGAMALHKEEERICREHGIKDGLQRSFGHQANILADKGDLKTAMALYKEKEQICRQLGLKNSLQSSLGNQALILKELGDLDGAMVLLKDQERICRELMNKYGLSNSLGNQAGILSQRGELQDAIAVYEKQERICREIGRPMEIAISLYNQAAILAGDMKKYKEALPLITEALSIFSRLQSPYVKSAREVLDYIRCTLEVK; the protein is encoded by the coding sequence ATGAAAGAACAGACGCCGGTAAAAGGTTCAGGGCCGCGAGAAAAAAAGCCGCGTAATGTACGTGTCTTCGTCTCCTCCACCTTCCAGGATATGCAGCAAGAGCGCGACGAGTTGATCAAGAACATCTTCCCTCAACTGCGCAAGATGTGCGCCGAACGCGGGGTGGGATTCACCGAGGTCGATTTGCGTTGGGGCGTGACGCAAGAGCAGTCCGAGCGCGGCGAGGTGTTACCCATCTGTTTGGCTGAGATCGAGCACTGCCGCCCGTATTTCATCGGCCTGTTGGGCGAACGCTACGGTTGGGTGCCCGATTCCATTCCCCCGGAGTTGATCAGGGAAATGCCCTGGCTCGCCGAACACCTGGAAAAAAGCGTCACCGAACTGGAAATATTGCACGGCGTGTTGAACAACCCAGCAATGGCGGATCACGCCTTTTTCTACTTCCGAGATCCGGCCAGCCCACTGACTGTTCCATCGGACAACGAGACATCGGCGGAAAAGCTCAAGAAGCTAAAAACAAGGATTAAGGCCGAAGGTTTCCCGGTCAAAGAGAACTACTCCGACCCGGAAACTGCGGGGCAATTGGCCTTTAAAGACCTCATGGATGCCATTGATCGGGATTACCCCGACCAGAAGTTGACGCCATTGGACCGTATGCGGTTGGACCACGAGATGTTTGCTGAAAGCCGGGCTAGGGTCTATGTCGGGCGGAAGGAATACTTCGACACCCTGGACAAGCATATGCGGGAAGACGGCGCGCCGCTCGTGATCCTGGGCGAATCCGGATCGGGGAAATCCGCCCTGCTGGCCAATTGGGCGATCAAGTTTCAGAAGGAAAACCCGAAAGTGTTTTTCTTGGTGCACTTTATTGGTAGCAACGCCGACAGCGCCAATTGGGCGGTGATGCTTCGCAGGATCATGGGGGAGATCAAGCAGCGGGACACTATGACCGATGAGTTGCCGGACACTCCCGAAAAGCTGCGCGCCGAATTCCCCAACTGGCTCTCCATGGCCGCGGCTCGCGGGCGCTTGGTTCTGGTGCTCGATGGACTAAACCAGCTTGAAGACCGCGACCAGGCACCCGACCTAGTTTGGCTGCCGGAGTTCGTTCCGCCCGAGGTTCAGCTGATCATGTCCACCCTTCCAGGGCGTCCATTGGATGAATTGAAAAGGCGCGGCTGGCCGACAATGGAAATCTTGCCGCTGGCGTACGAGGAAAGACGCGAGCTGATTCAAAAATATCTCCACCTGTTCACCAAGTCGCTTCCCGACGATCAAGTTGATTCGATCGCGTCGACTCCGCAATCGGCCAATCCGCTTTTCGTCCGTGCCCTACTCGATGAACTACGTGTGTTTGGCATTCAAAAGGAAATCCCGCGCCGCATTGAGCAGTATCTTCAGGCGCGAAATCCGAAAGAGCTGTACGAGTTAGTCCTGGCCCGGCTCGAAGACGACTACGGACCAGCGTTGGTGCGCGACGCCATGTCTCTGTTGTGGGCGGCGAGGCGGGGGCTGTCGGAATCCGAACTCCTCGACATCCTGAACATACCGCCATTGGCCTGGTCGCCCCCTCACCTGGCTATGGACGAATCTCTCGTGCTTCGTTCCGGGCTCATCGGCTTTTTTCACGAGTTTCTGCGGCAGGCCGTGCATGATCGATATCTGAACATGCCGGATGCCGAGAAAGCCGCGCACGTGCAAATCGCAGACTACTTCACCATGCGCGATATCAACGACCGCAAAGTGGATGAACTGCCGTGGCAGCTTGCTGAAGCCCGTGAATGGAAACGACTAAAGAGCTGTTTTGAGGATCTGCCTTTTTTTGCGGCCGCGTACATAAAGAACCAATTCGAATTACGTGCTTATTGGCAAAAGATTGAGGAGAATTCAACGGTTACTTGTGTGAAAGTGTATGAGAAAATTCTCGACAATCCTTCTGAATATATTGAGTTTCTTTTTGTACTTTCAGACCTGTTTTATTCAAAGGGGTACATTGATGAAGCATTGAAACTTAGAAATACCCAAAGAAAATACTATCGCTCTATCCATGATTATGCCAACCTGCAAAGGATTCTTCATAATCAGGCATCAATTTTATTCGACAGAGGCGAGTATGATAGTGCTATGGTTCTTCATAAGGAACAGGAACAAATATGCCGAAAATTGGGAGACAGGAAAGGCCTTTCTGTCTCGCTAGGTGCTATGGCCTTGATACTTAGAAATCTGGGTGATCTAAATGGCTCGATTATTTTGCTAAAGGAACAGGAAACAATATGTCGAAAAATGCAAAATGAAGATGGCTTATCTTCATCGCTTGGCAATCAAGCAGTTAATTTTAAAGATTTGGGCGAATTGATAAAGGCGATGGACTTGCTAAAGGAACAAGAAGGGATTTGCAGACGAATTGGTGATCGAGTTGGCTTGTCTGCCTCTCTGGGAAACCAAGGAACAATTCTTAAAAATATCGGCGATCTCGAAGGAGCAATGATTCTCCACAAGGAGCAAGAAAAAATATGCCGACAATTAGGAGATATGCATATGCTATCTATTTCCTTGGGTAACCAAGCATTGCTTTTAAAAGCACGCGGCGATCTCGATGGTGCAATGGCTTTGCACAAGAAGGAAGAGAAAATATACCGGAAAATGGACAACAAGCATGGTTTATCATTATCTATGGGCAATCAGGCTCTAATTCTTTATTCACGAAGCGATCTCGATGGTGCCATGGCTTTGCACAAGGAGGAGGAGCGAATATGTCGTGAGCATGGAATCAAGGATGGACTGCAAAGATCCTTCGGCCATCAAGCCAACATATTGGCCGACAAAGGCGACCTTAAGACCGCAATGGCTCTTTATAAGGAGAAAGAACAAATCTGTCGCCAACTGGGATTAAAAAATAGTTTACAATCGTCTCTTGGTAACCAGGCGTTGATTCTTAAGGAGCTCGGTGATCTGGATGGCGCAATGGTCTTGCTAAAAGACCAGGAAAGGATATGTCGTGAATTGATGAATAAGTACGGATTGTCCAATTCCCTCGGTAATCAGGCTGGCATTCTTTCCCAGCGAGGCGAATTGCAAGATGCAATCGCAGTGTACGAGAAACAAGAACGTATTTGCCGGGAAATTGGGCGGCCCATGGAAATCGCTATTTCCTTATATAATCAAGCAGCGATTCTGGCGGGAGATATGAAGAAGTACAAGGAGGCTCTTCCACTTATAACTGAAGCTCTAAGTATATTTAGTCGCCTCCAAAGCCCCTATGTAAAGTCTGCCAGAGAGGTACTAGATTATATTAGATGCACACTCGAAGTAAAGTGA